The stretch of DNA TCGCGATCATGTCGTGGCGGGTCGACTACCGCCTGTCGCTCGCGGGCGTCGCCGGTCTCATCGTCGCCATCGGCATCACGGCGGACTCGTTCATCGTGTACTTCGAGCGCATCCGTGACGAGCTGCGGGACGGCCGCGGGCTCGAGAGCGCGGTGGAGTCCGGGTGGAAGCGCGCCCTGCGCACGATCCTGGCGTCCGACTCGATCAACTTCCTCGCGGCGGTCGTGCTCTACATCCTCGCCGTGAGCGACGTGAAGGGCTTCGCGTTCACGCTGCTCCTCACGACCCTGATCGACGTGATCGTGGTGGTGCTCTTCACCCACCCGATGATGCAGCTCATCGCCCGCAGCCGGTTCTTCGGCGAGGGGCACCGGTTCAGCGGACTCGACCCGTCCGCCCTCGGCGCGGTCTACCGCGGCCGGGCGCAGTTCCGTGCGCCGGTCGTGGACGGCAAGCGCCAGCGCAGCGCGGGCGAGGCCCAGCGCCGCCAGACGATCGCAGAGCGGAAGGCCCAGCAGGCCTCCGGCGGCAACGGCTCCACGCCGGACGGGAAGGACGACTGATGGCCAGCTTCAGCCAGTTCGGCAGCGACCTCTACACCGGGAAGCGCTCCTACGACATCGTCGGGCGCCGGAAGACCTGGTACCTCATCGCCCTGATCGCGATCGTGATCTCGCTCGTGGTGCCGTGGCTCCGCGGCGGATACCACCTCGGCATCGAGTTCACCGGCGGGTCCGAGTTCACGATCTCGAACGCGAAGACCCTCGACCAGTCGATCGCCACGCGGACGGTCGAGTCGGTCGTCCCCGAGGGGATCCCGCGCGTCTCCCAGCTCGGTCAGGACGGCATCCGCGTCCAGACCGAGCAGCTGACGGACCGCGAGACGACCGAGGTGCAGGACGCCCTGGCGCAGGCCTACGGCGTGTCCGAGGACCAGGTCGCCTCCACCTACATCGGTGCGACCTGGGGTGCGGACGTCCTCGCGCAGGCGATCCGCGGTCTGGTCATCTTCCTCGCGCTGGCGGCCGTCGTGATGGCCCTCTACTTCCGCACGTGGAAGATGTCGGTGTCCGCCATGGTCGCGCTGCTGCACGACCTGCTCATCACCGCCGGCGTCTACGGCATCGTCGGACTCGAGGT from Curtobacterium sp. SGAir0471 encodes:
- the secF gene encoding protein translocase subunit SecF, translated to MASFSQFGSDLYTGKRSYDIVGRRKTWYLIALIAIVISLVVPWLRGGYHLGIEFTGGSEFTISNAKTLDQSIATRTVESVVPEGIPRVSQLGQDGIRVQTEQLTDRETTEVQDALAQAYGVSEDQVASTYIGATWGADVLAQAIRGLVIFLALAAVVMALYFRTWKMSVSAMVALLHDLLITAGVYGIVGLEVTPAAVIGFLTILGYSLYDTVVVFDKVRENTSQESHRTFVQSVNLAVNQTLVRSINTSVVALLPVAAILFIGSYVLGAGTLRDISLALFIGIIVGTYSTIFIASPMYAHLRENEPKVKEADAKKTRAAEKRQRELDAAAEVV